In Candidatus Delongbacteria bacterium, the genomic stretch TTCGCCGCCGGCCAGGCGGCCACGGCCATCGAGAACTTCCGTCTGCTCGAGGAAGTGCGCCAGGGGCGCAAGTATCTGCAGGTCATGCTGGACACCGCCGCCGAACTGATTCTGGTGATCAATGCGGACGGCCGCATCAGCTACGCCAACGAGCGCCTCGCCAGATACGGCCTGACCCGCAGCAAGGTTCTGGGGCGTCGCCTGCAGACCCTTGTGCGCAACCCGGAGGACCGCCAGGCTCTGGACCAGCGTCTGCACGAATCGCGCGCCGGCATGCTGGAGCTGCGCCTGGGAGTGGCCGGCCCCGATCGCCCGCGCCGCCTGGTGCAATTGAACCTGAGTCCCATGCCGTCGATGGGCGGAGGGTCCCCGCGGGACTGGATGGTGCTGGTTCATGACGAAACCGAGCGCCGGGAACTGGAAGCGCGGGTCCGTGAAGCCGAAAAGTATCAAGCGGTCATGCACGCCGCGGTGGCGGTGAATCATGAGATCAACAATCCACTGACGGCCGTGCTGGGCAATCTGTTCATGTTGCGCCGGGACCTGGGGCCCGATGCGGCTCCAGCGCAGCTGAACCGGATCGCGGTGGCCGAGGAGAATTGCCGACGGATCCAGGACGTCACGAGCCGTCTCGAGAAACTGAGTGAGATCAAGCTGGTGACCTACCTGGGCAACACGGAGATGCTGGACCTTGGAGCTGCGGCGCAGCCCGGGAACGCGTCTTCACCCATGGGGCCGGATACGGGACGGGAGAGCAGGGCACGAAACCTGCCGCCCGACAAGAAAGGAGTCCGCGGATGATCACCAAGCGGCTGATGCCCCTGGTGTTCCTGGCGCTGATGGCAGCCCAGGCATGCGGAGCCACGCTCACGGGTCTGCGTTGGTTCGACCATTCGGACTATGTGCGAGTGGTCTTCGACGTCAGCAGTCAGGTGGCCTTCCGAACCTCGGAACGCCCGGACAATGGCTACGTGGACCTGATCCTCGAAGGCGAGCTCGCTCAGGGCATGCGCCCCCGCATCGAGATCGCCAGTGGCCCGGTCCTGTACGCCGAGCAGAAACAGAAGACCAGCTCGACCCTGACCTGGCGCGTCCACACGGGGCCGTCGGGGGGGATCCGCAGTTTTTCACTGGGCGAGAGGCCCTTCAAGATCGTGATCGATGTCTATCGCCCGGGCATTGCACCCGGTTCGGTCGGGGAAGTGGCCCCGCCCCAGACAGCGCCTGCTCCCGAAAAGGAATCGCCCGCCTCCCTGACCGCCCCGGAGCCCGAGGACAGAACTGAACGGGCGTTGCCCGGCCACGCCCTGGCCGGTGGATCCCAGGGCAGACTGGCGACTCAGCAGTGGCAGCAACCGGAGCCGTCGGGCGAGAGAGGGCAGGTTCAGGTTCCGGAGAACAATCCCGTCGTGGATCTCGTGCAGCCCCGGCCCGAGCCCGTGCGGACCAGCAAACCCGCCGTCGCCGCGAAGCGCACCGATCCCGACACGCCGGTGGAGCCATGGGCGGACCTGAAGGGGGCCGCACGTCTGCACACCGAAGTGGGCTCACTGCTGCTCAGCCTTGGCGAGGTGCGACCCGCGCTCGATCATCTGGAGGCGGCCGATTCGATCAGCAGCAATCAGGCGGGCGTGCAGTTGCTGAGCGGCATCGCCTGGTCGCAGCTGGGTGACGAGTACCGCTGCCGACTGAACCTGGAAAAGGCACGGCGTGACGAACGATATCGCGCGCGCGCCGACGAGATTCTTGCCCGCATGCAGGCCCCCGACCTCAAAGGGCTGGTTCCCGGAGGAGAGATCCGCACCGAGGACCTCGAGTACTACCTGAACATTCTCAGACGTGGCAATCGACTGGACTATGCCGATCTGAACGCTCCGGTCATGGTGGAGCCGCAGGGCAATCCCGGCTTCGGGCTGGGACTGACTCTGGGTGTGCTGCTGGCAGGGTTGGGTGGACTGGCGGGTTACCTGATCCAGCGCAGGAAGGATGCGGATCAGCGCCGTCGCCAGATCCTCAAGGCCAGCCAGAAAACTCCGGCCCAGGCCATGAAACCGGTGATCGCGGCGCCCACGGGACGGGAAGATGAAGCCGCCGGGCCCGCACGGGAGCCCCGGCAGACTGCGCCCGCGGCTGCGCCTCCCGTGACCGACGCACCGCGTCCGGTCCCTGCGGCCAAGGTCATGCGTGACGAGGAAGACAACGAAGTCTACCAGCAGGTTCAGGCCGAGCTCGAGCGCCACCTGGAGAAGCACACCGCACCCCTGACGCCTGAAAGTCTGGCGGGCTTTGACGATGCGCCTGCGACCACGACCGAACCGGCACCCGCGCGCCAGACCCGCAGCGCTCCCGCCCAGGCAGCCGCCCAGCCCGACCCTGAGCCCGTGGTCGATGTACTCGAGGAGCCGGACCTGAACGAGCAGGTGTACCAGATGGCCGATGCCAACCGTCCCATCGTGGAGATCGCCGAGGAACTGGAACTGGGTGAAGACGAAGTGAAACTGATTCTGGACCTGCGTCCCCAATTGCCCGATGCCTGAAAGCCGAGCCATGCATTTCGAGGAGTCCATCCAGCAGGCTGCGGACCGCTTCCTGCCCATTCTAGGCCCGGAAGTCGCCCTGCCGCGCGGAATCGTGGCCATCGGCACGGTGGGCAACGTCAGCGACATGTTGATTCACAACGTGCGCAATCTGCTCTCCGTGATCAGCATGCAATCCCAGCTGATCCAGGGCACCTGCTCCCCGGGCGAGAATGCCAGCCGCCGCCTCAACGAGATCGTGCAGCAGGTGGAAGCCATCGATGCCCAGCTGGGCGCTCTGTTGCGCCTCTCGGGTCTGCAGCCCCGCTATCGCGATGAGTGGGAAGGTTTCCGCAAGGAAATCAATGAGATCGCCAGTCAGATCTATTCAGGACTTGAGATCCTGATCGAGTGGCAGGGAGAGCCGGCTCGGCCCTTGCACGACGGGGAACGCGCGCTCCTGCATCACCTGCTGTTCCAGGTCCTGCATTTTCTGGTTCACCACGATCCGGGCAAACACCCGCTCGCCCTGACTCTTGGATTTTCTCCAGCGACCGATATGGGGGAGGACACGTTTCCCCTTCACCTGGCCTGGCGGCTCGGGTGTGCCCTGCCGGAAACCCTGTTCCAGTCCGGACTGGGAGTGATCGGCAACCAGCGTGGCAAGGCCGCGCTGAGTCTGGACCTGGCGGACAGCCTTGCCCGGGGCCTGGGAGGCGACCTGCGATGGCGACTTGGCGAGGAATCGGTCCTCGTGGAAACCACCGTCCGGCTGACCGGCAGCGAAAGGCCCCACTCGGATGATCAGCGAGATCCAGCTCGACGTCCTGCTTGACTTCAGCAACCTGGTCCAGGCCAGTCTGGAGCTGGACCAGTTCTCCCGCCCCCTGCTTGAACTGCTGCAACGCCTGATCCCCTACGAAAGCGCCACCCTTTACCTGCTCAACGCCAGCACCGGTGAACTGGTATGCGAGTCCTTCGTGGGGGACCGCCCGATCAACCTGATCGACCTGGTGCACTTCGATCACGGCAGCGGTCTCAGTGGCTGGATTGCCAAGCAGAGCCGACCCATTCTGATTCCCACCCTGCGCCGCGGCGACCCCGAGGACAGCCGGCTGGTGCGTTCCTTCATTGGCTTGCCCCTGCTGGCCGATGAACGCCTGCTGGGCGTGATCAACTTCGGCCACAGCCACCCGGGAGCCTTCGAGGATGTGGAGGAGAGCCCTCTGCGCATTCTGGGCGCCCAGATCGCGCTGGTTCTGCGGACCTTGTTGCTGGTGCGCGACCTCAAGACCACCAATCGGCGTCTCAACGAGAGCAATCGCCAGCTCACCGCCATGCAGCAGAGTCTGGTCGCCGACGAGCGACTGAAGGCGATCAGCGAAGTGGTGACCACCATGAACCACGAGATCAACAATCCCCTGACCATCATCAGCGGCAACGCGGAGCTGCTGTCCCATCGCCTGCGAGATGCCGGGCCGGACATCCAGGAGCGCCTGGGCAACATCCTCTCCCAGGCCAGACGTCTGGGCCGCGTGATGAACCTGCTGGCCAATCTGCGCAACCCCGTCCTGCAGGACTACCTGCCCGGTGAACGCATGATCAACCTCCAGGCCAGTCTGTCCGCGGGCTTTCCCGCCCGTGTGGAACTCTGACCGAACCCGTTGATTCACACACTTGCCCGTGCAGTAACCCAAACAGCGATGAAGGATTCCAGCCGGAGTTCTGGCGTACCGGTCGGTATTGGCCGTGGGTCCCGAAGGCGGTCCCCGCGGGAAAACAGGGTGTCAACTCCGCCTGACACACAGGCGCTCCATCTCTTTCGGTCTTTCCCCGCCCTGTTTCTCCCTTGCCTCGTGGAATGGAACTTGCCCCCATTTCC encodes the following:
- a CDS encoding GAF domain-containing protein → MISEIQLDVLLDFSNLVQASLELDQFSRPLLELLQRLIPYESATLYLLNASTGELVCESFVGDRPINLIDLVHFDHGSGLSGWIAKQSRPILIPTLRRGDPEDSRLVRSFIGLPLLADERLLGVINFGHSHPGAFEDVEESPLRILGAQIALVLRTLLLVRDLKTTNRRLNESNRQLTAMQQSLVADERLKAISEVVTTMNHEINNPLTIISGNAELLSHRLRDAGPDIQERLGNILSQARRLGRVMNLLANLRNPVLQDYLPGERMINLQASLSAGFPARVEL
- a CDS encoding PAS domain-containing protein yields the protein MNAPDDGLRKLDRQHLEELVNELRGTRLELLSSLEELREIQSLARTIRSTSDLSQILAGLRLIVSRVLPVPELGLYLSSSQMASQDVFPNPPALDEVYASLVEEGIVDWVIDEGRATVIPDPEDQNPDLSDVLVPLLVMGQELGMMLVQSPIEKEQVTAQMLDLLSFAAGQAATAIENFRLLEEVRQGRKYLQVMLDTAAELILVINADGRISYANERLARYGLTRSKVLGRRLQTLVRNPEDRQALDQRLHESRAGMLELRLGVAGPDRPRRLVQLNLSPMPSMGGGSPRDWMVLVHDETERRELEARVREAEKYQAVMHAAVAVNHEINNPLTAVLGNLFMLRRDLGPDAAPAQLNRIAVAEENCRRIQDVTSRLEKLSEIKLVTYLGNTEMLDLGAAAQPGNASSPMGPDTGRESRARNLPPDKKGVRG